A window of Nonomuraea angiospora genomic DNA:
GCCAGGCTCATGGGCACGGCCGAGGGGCTGCCCGTCGACCTGGGCAGGCTCGCCGAGCGGGCCGACGCCGAGCGGGACCGGCTGATGGGCCTGCTCGCCGAGTCCTGCGCCAAGCTGGGGGAGCGGGACCGGGCGCCGCTGGACGTGGTACGTGAGCTGGTCAAGGACCATCCCGACCCCGACGGGGTCATCGAGGCGGCGCGGATCGGCACGGAGAAGGCCATCGCGTTCACCCGCGAGAAGGACCTCGTGCCCTACCACGACGGCGAGTGCCTGGTGGGGCTGGCGCCCGAGTCGCGCCGCTGGGCGATGGCCATGATGGCGTGGAACTCGCCCGGCGAGCCCGAGGGCCCGTCCTGGTACTACATCACGCCGCCGGACCCGTCCTGGCCGAAGCAGGACCAGGAGGAGTGGCTGGAGGTCTTCAGCCACGCGACGCTGCCGGCGATCAACGTGCACGAGGTCGCGCCCGGCCACTTCTCGCACGCCCGCGCCCTGCGGCGGGCCGGGTCGGACGTGCGCAGGCTCCTGCAGTCCCTCGCCTTCATCGAGGGGTGGGCGCACTACGCCGAGGAGCTGTGCGTGGAGGAGGGCTTCGAGCCGGACGACCCGCGGTTCGAGATCGGTGTCTGGGTGGAGGCGCTGCTCCGCGTCACCCGGCTGGCCTGCGCGATCGGCGTGCACACCGGGCAGCTGACGGTCGAGGAGGGCGCCAGGCGCTTCGAGTCCGACACGCACCTGGCCGGGCCGGCCGCGCTGTCGGAGGCCAGGCGGGCGACGTTCGACCCGACGTACGGGCGTTACACCTGGGGCAAGCTGCTCATCCTCGACCTGCGGGAGCGGGCGCGGGCGGAGTGGGGCGCGGACTTCAGCCTGCAGCGCTACCACAAGGCCCTGCTCGACCTCGGCTCGCCGCCCCTGGGCCTGATCGACCGCATCCTCTAGATCTCAGCCGGAGTCCGCGCACGGCCCTGGGTCGGCGGCGGCAGGTCGGGTAGCGTCGATCACGAGCGAGGGGAGGATGATCCTGTGCGGGAGCTCTCAGGCAAGGTCGCCGTGGTGACCGGCGCGGCCAGCGGCATCGGGCGGGCGCTGGCGCTCAGGTTCGCGGCCGAGGGCATGACGCTGATGCTCGCCGACGTCGATCCCGGCAGCCTCGCCGAGACGGCCCGCCAGGCAGGCGACGGCAAGGTGCTCACGCAGGTCACCGACGTCTCCGACGCGGCGGCCGTACGGCACCTGGCCGACCGCTGCTTCGGCGAGCTCGGCGCCGTGCACGTCCTCTGCAACAACGCCGGCGTCTTCCAGGGCGGCCGCATGTGGACCCGCGGCGAGGAGGACTTCACCTGGCTGCTGGGCGTGAACCTGTGGGGCGTGCTCCACGGCATCCACGCGTTCGTCCCGCGCATGATCGAGCAGGACACCGAGGGGCACATCGTCAACACGGTGTCGGTGGCCGGGCTGTTCACCACGCCGGGATCGGGCGGGTACGCGGTCACCAAACACGCCGCGATGGCCGCCTCCCAGGCCCTGGCCGAAGACCTGGCCGCCACGGGCGCCAAACTCCGGGTGACCGCGCTCTGCCCCGGCGCGGTCAGGACCCGCATCGCCGACTCCGAGCGCGTCCGCCCGGCCGGGCCGGTCGCCACCCCCACCCAGGACGAGGTGGACGCGCGGGAACGGGTCGGCCGGGCGGCCGAGCGCGGCATCGAGCCGGCCGAGGTGGCCGGCCTGGTCGTGGCGGCCATCCGCGAGGAGCGGTTCCTGGTGCTGACCGATCCCCGGTACGCCGCCCGGCTGCGCCTGCAGACCGAGACCCTGCTCACCGGGAACCTGCCGCCCTACCAGTGACGTTCGTGGGCCAGCACCCGCACCACCGTGCCGCTGTGCGGCCTGACCAGCAGCCGGACGTGGTCGCCTGGCAGCACGTCCTGGTAGAGGCCCTGCGTGACCAGGAACGACCTGGCCTTCTCCGAGCTGCCGTCGTGCACGGCCACGTAGTAGGCGCACCTGCCGCTCGCCGTCCCGGGGTCCGGGTCGGCGACGGCCCAGTGCTTGACGACGTAACCGGAGACCTCCTGCCGCTTGGGGCCCGGCGCGGCGGACCCGGGCGGCTCGATCTCGGCGCCGTGCCAGCCGCTGCCCGTGAAGATCCACTCCTGCCCGGGGTCCGTCGGCTCGGCCTCCGGCCCGGCGACCTCCCGCCCGGCCGGGGTCAGCAGGAACCCCCGCCCCGCCATGAGCAGCCCCACCCCGGCCACGAACGAGACCATCGTCGCGATCATCCCCGGCCACGACAGCCCGGCCGCGGAGATGGTGGCGTACCAGGGGATGAACAGCCCGGCGGCCAGGAGCACCGGAACGATCATGGTCGGCCAGCGCCGCCGCGCCAGGCCCAGATCGATGGCGGTCTGCCGGACCAGCGGGATCAGGCCGCCGTCCAGCTCGGACCCTTCGGGCATGACCGCCATGACGGGCGCGTACGGCTTGCCCGCCAGGCGGGCGACCACCCGTTCCAGGACCCATCGCTCGTACGGGAGGAGCGGCTCCTGCCTCAGGGGCGCCGGCGAGAGGCGATCGTCCTCGATCGTCAGCCACCCGCGCCCGGCCAGCTCGAACAGCGCCGAGTGGAACACCTCCTGGGCCCGCATGCCGCGTAACAGCTCGACGACGGCCGGTGGCGCCTCGTGTCGCGGCGCCGCCCGCGGGCGGTCGCGGCTGGACACCTTGAAGGCGGCGGCCAGCGTGGCGGCCCACAGGGCCCACGCGGTCACCGGCCAGGCAAGATCCATTGTTCTGTGTTAGCACGAGTGCCGGTGGCAGGCCAGGCGTAATGCACGAGGCCGATAGACTGTAGTCACCGCATTTCGCCTTTGGGGGGTTCTCACGGTGTCTGAATTCGACACAGTGCTGGTGGTCGACTTCGGCGCACAGTACGCGCAGCTCATCGCCAGGCGTGTGCGCGAGTGCCACGTCTACTCCGAGATCGTGCCCTCGACCATGCCGGTCGAGGAGATGATGGCCAAGAACCCCAAGGCGATCATCCTGTCCGGCGGCCCCTCCTCGGTCTACGCCGAAGGCGCCCCGCCGGTGCCGCACGGGCTGTTCGAGACGGGTGTGCCCACGTTCGGCATCTGCTACGGCTTCCAGGCCATGGCGCAGGCGCTGGGCGGCGAGGTGGCCCGCACGGGCGTGGCCGAGTACGGCGGCACCGCGCTGGAGGTGCTCAACGAGGGTGTGATCTTCGCCGGGCTGCCGGCCGCCCAGACGGTCTGGATGTCACACGGCGACAGCGTCGCCGCCGCCCCCGAGGGCTTCACGGTGACCGCCTCGACGGGCGAGACCCCGGTCGCCGCCTTCGAGCACCCCGCGCGCGGCCTCTACGGCGTGCAGTTCCACCCGGAGGTGCTCCACTCCGAGCACGGCCAGGTGGTGCTCAAGCACTTCCTCGACGCCGCCGGCTGCCGTCCGTCGTGGACCATGCTCAACATCGTCGAAGACTCCATCGACGCCGTGCGCCGCCAGGTCGGCGACGGCCGCGCGATCTGCGCCCTGTCCGGCGGCGTCGACTCCGCGGTGGCCGCCGCGATCGTCCAGCGCGCCATCGGTGACCGGCTGACCTGCGTCTTCGTCGACCACGGCCTGCTGCGCAAGGGCGAGGCCGAGCA
This region includes:
- a CDS encoding DUF885 family protein: MTELDARLRAITDLIVAEAREGGGRHEYDGRIQDLSPAGVRSGLARLGEGPLPADAHDAEHLQVFEESLRTQFGELELHRKNPLIHLSNLDLACYDRDYAPEEEREAAKAAHLALWPEAVDQAIASLDQVPAPVAQSLLAATKGLAAGVTDEAALKAHSLLVAHVERAAAEGDPDAALGGEALARLMGTAEGLPVDLGRLAERADAERDRLMGLLAESCAKLGERDRAPLDVVRELVKDHPDPDGVIEAARIGTEKAIAFTREKDLVPYHDGECLVGLAPESRRWAMAMMAWNSPGEPEGPSWYYITPPDPSWPKQDQEEWLEVFSHATLPAINVHEVAPGHFSHARALRRAGSDVRRLLQSLAFIEGWAHYAEELCVEEGFEPDDPRFEIGVWVEALLRVTRLACAIGVHTGQLTVEEGARRFESDTHLAGPAALSEARRATFDPTYGRYTWGKLLILDLRERARAEWGADFSLQRYHKALLDLGSPPLGLIDRIL
- the guaA gene encoding glutamine-hydrolyzing GMP synthase, translating into MSEFDTVLVVDFGAQYAQLIARRVRECHVYSEIVPSTMPVEEMMAKNPKAIILSGGPSSVYAEGAPPVPHGLFETGVPTFGICYGFQAMAQALGGEVARTGVAEYGGTALEVLNEGVIFAGLPAAQTVWMSHGDSVAAAPEGFTVTASTGETPVAAFEHPARGLYGVQFHPEVLHSEHGQVVLKHFLDAAGCRPSWTMLNIVEDSIDAVRRQVGDGRAICALSGGVDSAVAAAIVQRAIGDRLTCVFVDHGLLRKGEAEQVERDFVAVTGVKLRVVDAADRFLKALEGVSDPEEKRKIIGREFIRVFEDEQRAIMADGPVEFLVQGTLYPDVVESGGGTGTANIKSHHNVGGLPDDLQFKLVEPLRALFKDEVRRAGEELGLPSAMVWRQPFPGPGLGIRIVGEVTRERLDLLREADAIAREELSRAGLDRQIWQCPVVLLADVRSVGVQGDGRTYGHPVVLRPVTSEDAMTADWARVPYDVLSRISTRITNEVREVNRVVLDVTSKPPGTIEWE
- a CDS encoding SDR family NAD(P)-dependent oxidoreductase codes for the protein MRELSGKVAVVTGAASGIGRALALRFAAEGMTLMLADVDPGSLAETARQAGDGKVLTQVTDVSDAAAVRHLADRCFGELGAVHVLCNNAGVFQGGRMWTRGEEDFTWLLGVNLWGVLHGIHAFVPRMIEQDTEGHIVNTVSVAGLFTTPGSGGYAVTKHAAMAASQALAEDLAATGAKLRVTALCPGAVRTRIADSERVRPAGPVATPTQDEVDARERVGRAAERGIEPAEVAGLVVAAIREERFLVLTDPRYAARLRLQTETLLTGNLPPYQ